The Balnearium lithotrophicum DNA window CCAAGTAAACTTCCCAACATAACCTTTTCCCTTGCCTCAATGTCCTTTGGATTTCCAAAGGCTCGGGGAAGGTAGTTTAAGATTAACTTCATAGATTCTAAGGAGTAGAGTCTGCTTATTGGTGTAGCCCTTTTTGAGAGGAAGGCCTCAATTGAATGGGTTAGAGCATCAATACCTGTGTTTGCAGTTACAAACTGGGGCATTGAAATCGTCAGCTCAGGGTCATCAATCGCAAGAGCAGGAAATAGAAATCGGGATATTAAGGGAGCCTTCCTCAACTTTTCCCTATCGGTTAAAACTGCAAAGGGAGTTACCTCTGAACCTGAACCAGATGTAGTTGGAACAGCAACTAACGGAACTCCCGGTCTTTTAAAGACTTCCGGAATCCCTATGAACTCCCTGATGTTTCCTTCATTCTCAAGCATAACAGAGACGACCTTTGAAACGTCTAAGGGACTTCCTCCTCCCACTGCTACAATGAGGGTAGGGGAAAACTCCTTTACCTCCTTAAGAACTTCTTCGGCATTTTCTACCGTAGGGTCCTCCTTTACAAGGGGAAAAACTTTAACCTCCCCCTCAATCTGTTCTGAAATTTTCTTCGTGTATCCTAAAGAAACGGCAGATGAACCGCAGATTACAGCCGTTCTTTTGGTATTCAAATTTAGGTATGAGATTTCCTCAGATAGTCTGTTTACTGCTTTTCTTCCAAAAACCACTCTTGTAGGGATAAAGTGTCTCATAGTTCACCCCATTGAAATTTTGATAGACTTAATAGAGTGAAGTTTAACAAATAAAACAGGAGTAACCATGAAGATTGCTGAGTTTCACAGAATGTGTCCAAACTGCGGTGGAATTATTTCGGACGAAAGGTTGAGAAAGGGTTTACCATGTGAAAAATGTCTTCCGAAAGAGATAGAGTACAAGGAGAGGGAGGAAATCTGTAGAGCTCTCGACAGAAACCTAAAGAGGTTTTCTGAAATTTGCGAACTTGACGAATTTGTTAAGGAGTACTCTGAGTTTTTTAAGGAGAAGACAGGTTTTACCCCTTGGAGCCTCCAGGTTATGTGGACTAAAAGGGTTGCTCTCAAAAAGTCATTTACTATGATAGCTCCTACTGGAGTTGGGAAAACAACGTGGGGACTTGTTACGAGTGCCTTTTTAAAAGGAAAAGTATACATAATCGTTCCGACAAGGCTTTTGGTCCTTCAAACTGTAGAGAGACTCAAGAAGCTGACCGATAAAAAAATCGTTGCCTACACGGGGAAAAAGAGAGAAAAGGAGGAGATAAAGGGAGGAAATTACGATATCTTGGTTACTACAACAAACTTTCTCTACAGGAACTTTGAAATAATTCCCAAACCCTTTAACTTTGTCTTTGTTGACGATGTAGATTCCCTCCTAAAGAGTGCAAAGAACGTTGATAAGGTTATAGAGCTCTTAGGATTTACCGATAACGATGTTAATTTAGCCCTCAAAATTCTTGACCTAAAGGCAAGAGCTGCAAAGTTAGGTGAAAAAGTCGATAAAAAACTAATAGAAAGGATTCGTAAGTATGAGAGATACTTGGAAAGGAGAAGGAGGGAAATAGATAACGTCTTAGTTGTCTCATCTGCAACCTCTCAGCCTAAGTCAAGGAGAGTTAAGCTTTTTAGGGAAATTTTGGGATTTGAAGTAGGAAAGTCTGCTACTGCCTTAAGGAACGTTGAGGACGTTCTCATCTACACAGATAAGGACCTCTTAGAGGAAACTGTTGAGAGGGTAAAGAGGTACGGTAAGGGAGCTTTTGTCTTTATCTCAAGCGATATGGGAAAGGACTACGTTGACATTGTTGTGGATACTCTCAACAAGAACGGTATTCCTGCTGTTTCCTACGAGGATTTTGACCCTGAAAACCAGAAAAGGTTTGTTGAGGGAGACCTTTGGGCTGCAGTAGGAATAGCGAGTTACAGAAATCCCTTAGCAAGGGGAATCGATTTACCACAGGCCGTCAGGTATGCCGTTTTTATAGGCGTTCCAAAGATGGAGTTCAGTGTAAGACTCACCCTTGCCCCAATTAAGCTCTTTGGAATGCTCCTTGTTTTGAGGGAACTCCTTCCAGAGGAGGAGCAGGTAAGGGCTATCTCGTACGTATCCTACTTAAAGAAGTACCTTAGTCTGAAGGAGGAGCTCTTAGATAGGTACCCAAAAATAAAGGAAAAACTTACAGAAATTAAGGAATTTTTGGATAGATACCTTTCAGACAAGAGTTTCCTTGAGAAAATTAAGGAGTCTGAAACTGTTTCTTTGAAGGAGAAGGATGGGGAGCTTTTTGTAGTTGTTGGAGATGCAGCAGGTTACGTTCAGGCTTCTGGAAGGACTTCAAGGATGTTTGCTGGAGGACTTACAAAGGGGCTCAGCCTTACGTTGGTGGACGATTTAAAAGCCCTAAACTCATTGAGAAAGAGAGTCATAATATTCCTCGAGGACATTAACTTCAAAGTTTTAAACTATGACAAAGGTAGGGATTTAGCTGAAAAGTTCGGATTTGAACTTGTGGACGAAAGGGACCTCGAGAGGATTTTTAAAGTTATAGATAAGGACAGGGAGAGGGTTAGGAAGATTCTATCAGGGGAAATTACACCCGAAACAAAAAGCTTAGTGACAACGGGGCTTATCGTTGTTGAATCTCCAAACAAGGCAAGGACAATTGCCAATTTCTTTGGAAAACCTATAAGGAGAAGAATTAAAGATGTTGATGCATACGAGATAAACATAGGGAACAAACTCCTACTCCTTACGGCATCAAAGGGACACGTCTTCGACTTAACCGTAAGGGACGGAATCTGGGGAGTTAAGGAGGAGGATGGAAGGTACATTCCCGTTTACGACACTATTAAGTACTGTACAAAGTGCAACGAGCAGACAACAGAGCCCTTCTGCTCAAAGTGTGAGGGAAGACCCGATGTTGACAAGATAACAATTGTTGAAGCACTGAGGGAATTGGGGCTTGAGGTTGATGAGATTTTCATAGCTAGTGACCCAGATACGGAGGGAGAAAAGATTGGATGGGACGTGGGAAGAGTTCTTCAGCCCTATCAGATGAAGATGAAGAGAATGGAATTTCACGAGGTAACAAAGTGGGCATTCATGGAGGCCCTTGAAAATCCAAGGGAAATTGATGAAAACTTAGTCAAAGCTCAAATTGTAAGGAGAGTTGCCGACAGGTGGGTAGGTTTTTCACTGAGCCAGCACCTCTGGAAGGTATTTAAAAAGCACTGGCTATCTGCCGGTAGGGTTCAGACTCCCGTTTTAGGCTGGGTAATAGAGAGGTACAGGGAAAGTAAGGAGAGAATAGGTCTATTAATTGTTGAGTCTAACGGTTTAAAGTTTTCATTTAAAGTTGAAAACTTAGAGGAGCTAAAGAGAATAGTTGCTGACAAGTTAAAGATAAAAGTTTTAAAACAGGAGACTGTAGAGAAGAATCCAAGACCTCCTTACAACACTGGGGAGCTCCTCAGGGAGGCCTCGGACAGATTGGGACTTTCAGCAGAAAGAATAATGGAAATTGCTCAGGACTTGTTTGAGAGTGGCTTTATCACCTACCACAGAACGGATTCAACAAGGGTTTCAACGGTAGGCATGGGAGTTGCAAAGGAGTACATATCTGAAAAGTTTGGAAGTGAATTTGTGAAACTTAGGCCTTGGGGAGAGGGAGGAGCTCACGAGTGTATAAGACCTACAAGACCGATTGATGAGTCAGGTTTGAGGACCCTTGTAACTGTTTCAGGTTCCTCCGCAAGAATGACAAAGGAGCACTTTAAAGTTTACGACCTGATATTCAGGAGATTTATTGCCTCTCAAATGGTTCCTTTTAAAGGGGAAAAGGTTGTTTTAGAGGTAAAGCTCCTTCCCGATGAGATTAGAACGGAGGAAGAGTTTCTGACAGAGATTGTTAAAGATGGCTGGAACCTCGTTTGGCCCGTTGAAACAGATGAAATTCCCATTGAAGTTAAGGAGGGAGAGAGTTACTACTTTGACGTTACTACTGTTTCAAGGAGAAAAATTCCAAAGGCATTCCCATTTACACAGGGAGAGCTTGTTGAGGAGATGAGAAAGAGAGGTATAGGAAGACCATCAACGTACGCAAAGATTGTTCAAACAATCTTAGATAGGGGATACGTCGTTGAGAAGGGAAAGTTCTTGTATCCAACAAGGTTGGGAATAAAGGTTTACGAATACTTATCAACAAATTTCCCAGAGTACACCTCGGAAGAATTTACAAGGGAGCTTGAGGAGTTAATGGACAGAGTTGAGAATGGAGAGGCAGATTATTTACAGATAATAGATGGTTTAAAGCCTGTCTTAAAGTTTGCAGAGACAAGGTCTTAACTCCAGTTTATTTTAGTTTTTGATAAATATCAATGTGTATAAGACATAAACTTTATAGAAATAGATACAATGAATATTGTCATTATACCTAAACGTTATTATATTTAACCTTATGGAAAGGACGATTTATACCTTTAGATAGTGGAAGAGGATATGACGTATCTTTTTAACCTGAAGGACAGAGAGAAAAACTTTGATTATGTTCTTACACTAATAAACATTGTTGTATCTCTAACAATAGGTAGCATTGTAGCTCTAAGTGATGAAAAAATTTTCTTTTTCATCACGCCGTTACACATTATATTCTTAATTTTCTCTATTTACTTACTAAAGAATGATAAAATTCATTTATTCCAGTATGTATATAGTGCCTCAACGTTTATATTCTATGCGTTATTAACAATAATCTTACCTCCTGAAAGAAATATATGGATATTTATATATCCTATAATAGCTACATTCTTTTCTAAATATGAACTAGGATTGATTCTTTCTCTTCTTATTATGGTTTTACTTGGTATAGATATATCCTTCAAATACAGGATTGTTAGCCTTGATGTTATACCTCCAAAACTTTCCTTACGTCTGCATATTTTACTTGCGTATATTTTTGTCCTAATTATAGTTTTCATTAGGTCCTTAAGAGTTAGTACCTACATTAATTTCTTAGAAAGGATATACCCTGTAGATTTAGAAACGGGAGCTTTAAGTAGATATCAGCTAGAAAGAGAAATAGAACAAGCTATTTCTCTATTAAAACGTTACGACTTTCCATTTCTTTATATTGCTATTGGTATAGAAGAGCTGCGAAAACTTAATCCACATAAAGTTCAGAAAGTTTTAGCTGAGCTTGTTTCAGGAATAAAAAGTATAATCCGGGATAGTGATTTCATAGCACGTTACAATAGAAATTTATTCATAATACAGTTGGCAAATACTTCCTCAGAAAAAGCTCAACCTGTTATAGAAAGAATCAATAAATATCTTGAGAAATTTAGCAAGGAGTACTCTATAAAAGTGAACATTGCTGTGACTGACCTTGAGAAGGATGATACAGTGGATACGCTTATTGAAAAGCTTTTAAGGAAACTCAGAGAATGAGGATATTATTAGTAATTTTAATTCTACTAACTGTCTGGTCATGTCAAGTTGAACCTCCTGAAGAAAAGGAAATTGAAAAATCAAAGGACATTATAAAAGTAACAATAGAAGGTTTAATTTATCCTTCAGAAGACAGAAAGATAATTTCCCCGGTTACTGCAAGGGTAAAGAAAATCTATAAAAGTACCGGAGATTACGTTAGAAAGGGAGAGGTAATTCTTGAACTTGATATAAAAGACCTTGAAAGGAAATATCGTCAAGCTCTTATAAACTATAAAATATCAAAAATTCGGTATGAGGAATTCTATCTACCCCAGAGAATAACAGCCAGTGACGTAGCTATAAATAATGCAAAGGAGGACCTTTTAAAAAGTTATGAACTTTATAAGAAAGGATACATATCGCTTTCTGAGCTTCACAGTGCAGAGATACGTTATGAGACTTTATTAAAAAGCAGGAAGAAAAGTGAATATACCTACAGAAAAGATAGTTACCTTCTGCAAAAAAAGAGAAAGGAAGCACTGGAAAATTTAAAAAAAGCCAAGATAGCACTGGAAAAAGCTAAAGAAGCACTAAAATATAGATACATTATTAGTCCTATAAGCGGTTTTATTGCCAAACTTTCCCCCATTGAGGGACAAGAAATTTTCAAGAACGATGAAATTGGGGAGATAATTAATATTGATAAAGTTAAGCTTAAAGGAGCATTTTTTCCAGGAACTTATCAGTTTTTAAAGGTGGGAATGGAGGGAGACGTTAAGTGTTTTACAGTTCCTGCCTATGTAGGTAAGGCAAAGATAGAAAAGCTTGTTCCGATAGTTGACCCTACTCTGGGTAGAATGGTTTTATATATGACTTTGGATAATAGGAATTACATTCTTCAACCACAAACTAAGTGTCTTATTAGTTTCAAGTTTAAACCTGAGGAGGTTGGAGCTATGGGTCTCGATTTACCAAAAGAGGGGAATGAAATATTCATAAAATCAAATATAAAATCTAAAAAATTAAAATGAAAGCGTCTAAAAGTTATTTTTTGTTTTTTCTTCTGTTACTTGGATTTTCTGTCTGCTATGCAAAGGGTAATATAGCTTATTCATTACAGGTTTATACATCAAACAATTTTAAATTTGCCAATCAATTTCTAAATAAAGTTAAACTTAAAAATGACAAATTCTTTATCTATAAGACAGATAAAGGAATGTGGACTGTTAGAATATTTTTATTACCAACAGTTAAAGAGGCTTCTTCTCACATAAAGGAAGTTCAGAATATTGTTGGAACAAAAGATATTTCCATTGTTCCTTCGGATTTGCGAAAACTCAATACGAAGTTAAAGTCTAAAATTTATAGAGAAAAAGGAATTTCAGAGAAAAAAAAGAAAAAAATAGTTAAAAAGAAATCCACCAAGGATTTGTTCAAAAAAAATGTTATATTTAAGGAATCAAGAAAAAAAATACAGAAAATAGAACCAATTGAAAAGAAGCAGTCTAGACATAGCAACAAAGTCAAAGAGATTAAAACATTAGTAAATAAAGAAAGAATATTGACCCTTTCTGATTATCTAAAGTTAGTTGAAAAAAATAATGAAAACATCTCTATTAGTTTTAAGGATTTTAAAAGGAATATTTTAAATTTTTATAGGAATCTAGACTATTACAACTTTAATCTATCTATTTCTGGCAGCTTTCTTGAAAAGTATTATATGAATAACAGTTTTTCTAATGAAAAATCTATATCAATCAAAGGTTCAAAAGTCCTATATGATGGAGGAGTAAAAAGTTTATTGGAAAAGGAGCTTTATATAGTACTATCTCTAGAAAAGCAAAAAGTTCTAAGGGCAGTTCAATTATTAAAGCTTTCAGCAGTATCTACGTATATACAGACCTTTTATCACCAAGAACTAATAAATATTATAAAGGAACAATTAGAGAATAGAAAGAAATTCTTTTTATCTTTGAAGCAAATGTACAAAAAAGAAACTAAAATTTCTAAATACGCTCTTCTTACAGAGGAAAGAGAGATTTTTAAATTAAAGAATGCACTTTTAAGAGAAAGAACTGTATATAAAAAGTGGGAATTAGAACTACGAACGATGGGTGGTATAAATGATACTACCCCCTTAAAATTACTCCCTCCTGATATTAACTATTTTCCAAGTATTTCCAGAGGAGAAAGAAAAGCTCTGGAAAGTTCTCCAATTATCAATATAGATAGGTACAAAATAAAAGATGCTGCTATTTCTTATTACATCGAAAAAAAGAGAAATAAACCACTTGTAACCCTCACTAGTGGAATTACTGCCTCTAACGTAATGAAGTCTCCCTTTTACGATATAGGAATAACAATTACCTATCCTCTTTTTGATGAAAAGGAAAGAGGTAGAAAACTTTTATTGAAAAAACTTGACTTATTAAAAAGAAAACTCACTTTAAAAAGGGACTTGAAGAATACTGTCAAAAGCTTTCTTTCTTTGTATGAAGATTATAAGCTTTATAAAAGAGAAAAAATCTTGTTAGGAAGGATTTTGGAGTTGGATAAGAAGCGATTAGAAATATCAAAGGAAAAGTATATCGAAGGATTAGGTGATTACATATCTGTAATGACCTCTTGGAATGACCTTTTAATTACAAAGAAAAAGCTTTTGTTATCTTCATTGCTAGAAAATAAAGTTCTATTTGATATTTCAATAATGGAAGGAAGTGATTTGAAATGAGCTATAAAGCCAGAGTGGTAATGACGACAGAAGGGACATATCCTTATAGTACCGGCGGAGTTAGTACATGGGCACACATCCTTGTTCATGAAATTAAAGATATAGAATTCCATATACTTGCAATAATGATGAACCCCTTTGTGTCTGCAAAGTTTGATTTGCCTTCAAATGTAACAAAATTGATAAATGTACCCCTCTGGGGAACAGAGGAACCAACAGAATATCTATTAAATCTCCCTTTTCATAAGGTTTTTTGGAAAAAAATTAACACAAAGTCTGACCCGGTAGCCATTAGTAAATTTATTGAATATTTAGAAACTATAACCTTAGCTATATATGGCAAAGAAAATAATTTGGATAAAGTGTGTGAAACTTTATACAATTTTCATAACTTCTTTTTAAAACACGACTATTCTATGGCCTTTAAATCAGAAGAAACATGGAATTACTTTTACAACTTAATTCTTGACATTCATCGATATGAAAAGGAAGTTCCATCGATTTATGACGTTGTAGAAGCTTTAAGATGGCTTTATAGATTTTTTATAACTCTTATATCTCCTCTTCCACAAGCAGACATTTATCATTCTAGTGCTGCTGCGTTGTGCGGGTTACCGTGTATTTTGGCAAAGGAAAAGTTTGGAAGTAAGTTTTTACTTACAGAACATGGTATCTATGTTCGGGAACAGTATCTCTTTGTTTCTCGTGAAAAGTATCCTGTTCTTTCAAAGAGATTTATTATGGGGCTTATAAAGTTAATTTCAAGGCTTAATTATTACTTTGCTGACCAAATATCTCCAGTATGTGCATACAACAAAAGATGGGAAATAACATTCGGAAAGGTGAAAGAAGAAAAAATAAAAGTCATCTACAATGGTATAGATGTCGAACGTTTTAAAAAATTGGATGTTCCCAGAATGGATAGACCTACAGTTGTTACTATAGCCAGGATAGACCCTTTGAAAGATATTGAAACCTTCATACGTGCCTGTGATTTAGTCAGAAAAAAAATTCCAAATGTTCTCTGTAAAGTTTTCGGTCCACCTGTTGATGAAAAATACTTTGGAAGATGCCAAAAGCTTGTAAGGAAGTTAAACTTGGAAGGTAATTTTATCTTTGCTGGTAAGACATCCTCTCCTGAAAGAGCGATAAATGAAGGGGATATATTTGTTCTTACCAGCATTTCTGAAGCGTTTCCTTTTGCTGTTCTTGAAGCTATGGCCTGTGAAAAAGCAGTTGTATCTTCTGACGTAGGAGGAGTTAGGGAAGTTCTGGAAGGATATGGTTTCCTAGTAAAACCAAGAGATTATAGAGCCTTTGCAGAAAAAATAGTGTATTTATTTGAAAATCCATCAATCCTTGCAGAACTATCTGTTGCATCGCGCCAGAGGGTTCTTAATGGATTTAGAATTGAGGACATGACTACAAACTATAAGGAAAGTTATCTTTCACTTACAAGAAAGGAAGATGGTGTACTCTCATAGATATATTCAGCTCCTTAAAGAAATAACAGAAGGCAAAAGTAAACCTACCGATTATTGGGAAATTGCTGCTCTGTTAGAGTCAAACGGTATAAGAGATATAGACGCCAGGGAAGAATGGGGTAAAGAGGATATATTTTCTCTTGCAAGAGAACTGTACAAATATGTTGATTTATTGAAGTATGAAGTACGGAAAGAAACTTTAGAGGAAAGACCTTTTCTAATTAGAATTTTCTTGAATTACTTGAAAGGTACTCTCTTTGCCCTTCCGATGGCTATCCAAATAGTTTCAATGGTTATTGTTGGTGTTGGTATTTGGTCATACATACACTTTTCTTTAAGAGAAGCAACTGCAATAGCTTTTGGAACACTGTTAGCTCTTTTCTCTACTGGTGGAATAGCTCAAATGATAGGTAGAAAAGGACTTTTTTATTTAAAATTTGGAGAGTACTTACTTGCAAGTAAAATAACAAAACGTTTTTATCTGATAGGACTCATTTTAATAGCAGTTTATGCTATAACCATTTCGTTTGTTAACTACCTTATGAACCTCTTCCCTTTTTATATGTTCAAATTAGCAATTTTATATTACATTTTACTCAGCATAATATTCCTAGTATTTTCTATTTTCTACATGTTAAATGACTATTTCTCCCTTACACTTCTTACTTTTATAGGAATCTTATTGGTTTTACTCTTCTTTAAAGTTTTTCACTTTGGAATCTATACTTCTCAAATATTTGGTATGGGAATTTTAATATTAATATCAAACATTATCGCTTTTAGGAAATTAAGGAAATTAGAATTAATGAACTATGCAGAAGGAGTAGTTTTACCTAAAGCAGGAACTTTATTCTATACACTGTATCCTTTTTTCATTTACGGTAGTCTTTATTTTCTATTTCTAATAATGGATAGGTTGATGGCTTGGACAACATCCCATGGCTATATGCCATATTTCATGTGGTTTAATATGCCTTATGAAGTTGGAGTTGATTGGGCACTGTTTACTTTTATTGTTACTGTAGCTTTTATTGAAGTATTTATTAATGAATTAGGAATTCTTTCTTTCCAAAAAATAAAAGAAATAAGCGCTTACAGTGTTAAAGAATTCAATGAACATTTTTTAAGAATATATAGGCTTGCTCTTGTAGTATTCATTTTTGTAGGAATTATCTCAATAATATTTTCCTTTTTCGCCCCATTAATCCTTTCTGTTAAGTTTAAATTAAAATATGCTAATGTATTTTTCATACTAGTTAACCAAGAAGTTTTTTGGTTTGCCTCTATTGGTTACACCTTTTTATCAGTGGCCCTTCTTAATTGTGTTATTTTCTTTGCTTATTCACGTTATAACTTTGCTTTAAAATCAATAGCATTAGGAGTTCTAGTTAACCTAGCTGTTGGATTCGCATTTAGTAGATTAATTGAGTATTATTATGCTATAGTTGGTTTAACAGTGGGATCCGTTGTATTTGCCGCTGTAAGTACATATTATGCGTTGAAGTTTTTCAAGAGATTCCACTACTATTACTACTCTGCTTTCTAAATTTTGGAGGGGTAAAGTGTTCTTAAGTTTTGTAATTCCGGCTTTCAACGAAGAAAAAACAGTAGGGAGCGTTGTTCGTGAATTGAAGGAGGCATTTCCAGAAGCTGAAGTGATAGTTGTTGACGATGGTTCAACTGATGGCACTTATGAAGCAGCTGTTAAATCAGGAGCTGACCTTGTATTGAAACATGAAAATAATCAAGGAGCGGGAATGTCCGTAATTACAGGAATAAAAAACGCCAAGGGAAAGTACTGTATAGTAGTAGATGCTGACGGACAACACCCTATTTCCGAAGTAAAAAAAGTTGTTAAAGCCTTGGATGGAGAGGTGGATGCAGTATTTACTCAGAGACAATCTTTAACTTCTTCTGGATGGTTTAAGGCAATTGGAAAATTTATTTTAATAAAAGTAACTAACTTTTTTGTGAAGAAAAAATTTAAAGATATAAATTCAGGACTTTTAGCTATAAAAAGAGAAAAAATTTTAAACTATCTTGACCTTCTTCCACGTAGATATTCCTTTCCAACAGCCCTTATTATAATAGCACATTTATTGAAATTCAAAGTTAAATTTATAGATATCCAAGTAAGTCCTCGTAAGGCTGGTAGTAGTAAGGTTAAGTTAAAGGATTTTTTAAGAGCACTTTTTATTATTCTGTCAACAGTCGTGGTTTTTGAACCGTTGTACTTCTTTATTCCACTCGCAATATACTCCTTTTATGGAGCAATTGCTGGAGGTCTCATTAGCTTATTTTTCCCCAACATTCTTAATCCTATGGGATTTATACGATTTACAGAATTTTCGATAATAATGTTTATAGGTTTAGTTTCAAATCAAATTTCCATTGTTATAAGGAGGTTGCTAGAAGTTGGTAAAATTACTAAATCCTAAGAATTTAGAGGAAGTAGAAAAGTGGGAAACTTTTAATAGAAAAAAAGGATATCTTTGGCACTCTGCAAAATGGATATCAGTATTACATAAAACGTACGGTTTTAAACCATTTTACCTTTATGAAGAAGAGAATGGAGAGATAATATCAATATTTCCTCTTTTTCATGTAAAAGGGTTATTAGGTCTAAAGGATGAATTTGTTTCTGTTCCCCATGTTGAAACAGGAGGTGTAATAAATTCTGATAGATTCTCTAATTATTTAGATTTTCTCTCTTCCAATAGAGAAATAAAGAAATTAAGAATTTATCAATTTAAAGATAAAATCAATTCTTATCCATCAAATGATATTAACTCTATATTTTTTATAGATATACCTAAAACTCAAGATGAACTAATAAAATTTTTTAAAAAAAAGAAAAAACGAAGTTTAAGGAAAATTGAAAATAAAGATTTTCCAGTAAATTGGGGCTTTTCTCAGGAAAACTTAGAAAAGTTTTTCTATTTACTACGGAAAAGAATGAAAGAATTAGGTACTCCCTGGCATAAAAAAGAATTTTACATTAATACATTTCTAACATTCAGAGAAAACTTATTATTTCTATTAATGGAACAAAATAACACACCTGTAGGTGTATCTATAGCGGTAATCTATGGTAAAGTTTGCTACTCACTTTATCATCTTGTTCCAAGGAAATATCAAAGGTATGGAATAAGTTTGTCTCTATATTACTATTTAATGAAGAAAGCTCGTTCGGAAGGAGCCGAAGTATTTTGCTTTGGTAGAAGTAAGAAAGGAACAGGTCCGTATGAACTTAAAAAGAGTTTTGGAGCTGTAGAATATCCAATCCATATTTACTCATTCCGTAAGAAAAATAATTCTTTTATTCCAGAATATTCAGAATTTGTATCGCAAAAATATGGATGGATTTCTGATATTATCAGGAAGTTACCTATAAATGTCTTAGAACCAATAGCAGGAAGCATAAGAAAATGGGTTTATTGAAGAAAATTTTGCCTTTTTTAGGGATTTTTCTATTTTTTTGGATTCTTTTCACTCAGATAAGTTTTCAGAATATTCTTTATACCATAGAAAATATTTCCCCTTTGTACATGATAATTTCTATAGTATTTATGTTAATACTCGCTATTCTTAAATACTCAAGGATTTTTATCTTCCTTCGTGTTTTAGGGGTAAATTTGTCAGCCTCCGCCCTTTTGAGAATTTATACATCCTCTGTTCTTCTAAGTCAGGTTACAACATTTATAGTCTCTATATTTGCAGCAACTACAGCTACTATTGTATCCAACAAAGGAGAAAAGAAACTGAGAATAGGAAATGCTTATATCGCTGCTAATATCTTCGACCTTTTATTTGCAGTTTTAATATTTATTCTATGTATAT harbors:
- a CDS encoding iron-containing alcohol dehydrogenase family protein, coding for MRHFIPTRVVFGRKAVNRLSEEISYLNLNTKRTAVICGSSAVSLGYTKKISEQIEGEVKVFPLVKEDPTVENAEEVLKEVKEFSPTLIVAVGGGSPLDVSKVVSVMLENEGNIREFIGIPEVFKRPGVPLVAVPTTSGSGSEVTPFAVLTDREKLRKAPLISRFLFPALAIDDPELTISMPQFVTANTGIDALTHSIEAFLSKRATPISRLYSLESMKLILNYLPRAFGNPKDIEAREKVMLGSLLGGMAIADAGAGLVHTLAHILGVLYRVPHGLSNGIFLVPVLEFYGLSIKDKLEEIGNYIGMGRNSHGFLNFLKEFLSFLGVPQKASTVGLKEDDISLFISLAMEKKHLMGSLPRIPSERDLRVILEELM
- the rgy gene encoding reverse gyrase; amino-acid sequence: MKIAEFHRMCPNCGGIISDERLRKGLPCEKCLPKEIEYKEREEICRALDRNLKRFSEICELDEFVKEYSEFFKEKTGFTPWSLQVMWTKRVALKKSFTMIAPTGVGKTTWGLVTSAFLKGKVYIIVPTRLLVLQTVERLKKLTDKKIVAYTGKKREKEEIKGGNYDILVTTTNFLYRNFEIIPKPFNFVFVDDVDSLLKSAKNVDKVIELLGFTDNDVNLALKILDLKARAAKLGEKVDKKLIERIRKYERYLERRRREIDNVLVVSSATSQPKSRRVKLFREILGFEVGKSATALRNVEDVLIYTDKDLLEETVERVKRYGKGAFVFISSDMGKDYVDIVVDTLNKNGIPAVSYEDFDPENQKRFVEGDLWAAVGIASYRNPLARGIDLPQAVRYAVFIGVPKMEFSVRLTLAPIKLFGMLLVLRELLPEEEQVRAISYVSYLKKYLSLKEELLDRYPKIKEKLTEIKEFLDRYLSDKSFLEKIKESETVSLKEKDGELFVVVGDAAGYVQASGRTSRMFAGGLTKGLSLTLVDDLKALNSLRKRVIIFLEDINFKVLNYDKGRDLAEKFGFELVDERDLERIFKVIDKDRERVRKILSGEITPETKSLVTTGLIVVESPNKARTIANFFGKPIRRRIKDVDAYEINIGNKLLLLTASKGHVFDLTVRDGIWGVKEEDGRYIPVYDTIKYCTKCNEQTTEPFCSKCEGRPDVDKITIVEALRELGLEVDEIFIASDPDTEGEKIGWDVGRVLQPYQMKMKRMEFHEVTKWAFMEALENPREIDENLVKAQIVRRVADRWVGFSLSQHLWKVFKKHWLSAGRVQTPVLGWVIERYRESKERIGLLIVESNGLKFSFKVENLEELKRIVADKLKIKVLKQETVEKNPRPPYNTGELLREASDRLGLSAERIMEIAQDLFESGFITYHRTDSTRVSTVGMGVAKEYISEKFGSEFVKLRPWGEGGAHECIRPTRPIDESGLRTLVTVSGSSARMTKEHFKVYDLIFRRFIASQMVPFKGEKVVLEVKLLPDEIRTEEEFLTEIVKDGWNLVWPVETDEIPIEVKEGESYYFDVTTVSRRKIPKAFPFTQGELVEEMRKRGIGRPSTYAKIVQTILDRGYVVEKGKFLYPTRLGIKVYEYLSTNFPEYTSEEFTRELEELMDRVENGEADYLQIIDGLKPVLKFAETRS
- a CDS encoding GGDEF domain-containing protein; this encodes MEEDMTYLFNLKDREKNFDYVLTLINIVVSLTIGSIVALSDEKIFFFITPLHIIFLIFSIYLLKNDKIHLFQYVYSASTFIFYALLTIILPPERNIWIFIYPIIATFFSKYELGLILSLLIMVLLGIDISFKYRIVSLDVIPPKLSLRLHILLAYIFVLIIVFIRSLRVSTYINFLERIYPVDLETGALSRYQLEREIEQAISLLKRYDFPFLYIAIGIEELRKLNPHKVQKVLAELVSGIKSIIRDSDFIARYNRNLFIIQLANTSSEKAQPVIERINKYLEKFSKEYSIKVNIAVTDLEKDDTVDTLIEKLLRKLRE
- a CDS encoding HlyD family secretion protein, yielding MRILLVILILLTVWSCQVEPPEEKEIEKSKDIIKVTIEGLIYPSEDRKIISPVTARVKKIYKSTGDYVRKGEVILELDIKDLERKYRQALINYKISKIRYEEFYLPQRITASDVAINNAKEDLLKSYELYKKGYISLSELHSAEIRYETLLKSRKKSEYTYRKDSYLLQKKRKEALENLKKAKIALEKAKEALKYRYIISPISGFIAKLSPIEGQEIFKNDEIGEIINIDKVKLKGAFFPGTYQFLKVGMEGDVKCFTVPAYVGKAKIEKLVPIVDPTLGRMVLYMTLDNRNYILQPQTKCLISFKFKPEEVGAMGLDLPKEGNEIFIKSNIKSKKLK